A stretch of Saccharothrix texasensis DNA encodes these proteins:
- a CDS encoding tripartite tricarboxylate transporter permease, which produces MGSLTALLEGFATAAQPEYLLYALLGVTLGTAVGVLPGIGPAMTVALLLPLTYSLEPTAALIIFAGIYYGGMYGGSTTSILLNTPGESSSVVTALEGNRMARAGRGAAALATAAIGSFVAGTIATVLLTVSAPSIAELAVTLGPADYVALMVVAFTTVAALLGASPVRGLASLALGLFIGLVGTDTLTGQQRFTLGVPTLSDGVDVVVVAVGVFAVGEALYVAARMRHGPVEVVPVGGKWMTGEFWRRSWKPWLRGTAIGFPIGTIPAGGADVSTFLSYAAEKKLSRRPEEFGKGAIEGVAGPEAANNAAAAGVLVPLLTLGLPTTATAAVIVAGFQSYGIQPGPLLFTNDSELVWALIASLYIGNVMLLVLNLPLVRIWVKVLQIPRPYLYAGILLFAALGTYAVNFVVDDLVVLLVIGVAGFFMRRHGYPVAPLVVGLILGPMAEEQVRRTLQIGEGDPAALVTSPFAAVAYAVLAVVVVVAVVLRVRRGS; this is translated from the coding sequence ATGGGTAGCCTCACCGCGCTGTTGGAGGGTTTCGCGACCGCCGCGCAGCCCGAGTACCTGCTCTACGCCCTGCTGGGCGTCACCCTGGGCACCGCCGTGGGTGTGCTGCCGGGCATCGGCCCGGCGATGACGGTGGCGTTGCTGCTGCCGTTGACGTATTCGCTGGAACCCACCGCCGCGTTGATCATCTTCGCGGGCATCTACTACGGCGGCATGTACGGCGGGTCGACCACGTCGATCCTGCTCAACACGCCGGGTGAGTCGTCGTCGGTGGTGACGGCGCTGGAGGGCAACCGGATGGCGCGCGCCGGGCGGGGCGCGGCGGCGCTGGCGACGGCGGCGATCGGGTCGTTCGTGGCGGGCACGATCGCGACGGTGCTGCTGACCGTGTCGGCGCCGTCGATCGCCGAGCTGGCCGTGACGCTGGGTCCGGCGGACTACGTGGCGCTGATGGTGGTGGCGTTCACCACCGTGGCGGCGCTGCTGGGCGCGTCGCCGGTGCGCGGGCTGGCGTCGTTGGCGCTGGGGTTGTTCATCGGGTTGGTGGGCACCGACACGCTCACCGGGCAGCAGCGGTTCACCCTGGGCGTGCCGACGCTGTCCGACGGGGTGGACGTGGTCGTGGTCGCGGTGGGGGTGTTCGCCGTGGGCGAGGCGCTGTACGTGGCGGCGCGGATGCGGCACGGCCCGGTCGAGGTGGTGCCGGTGGGCGGGAAGTGGATGACCGGCGAGTTCTGGCGGCGGTCGTGGAAGCCGTGGCTGCGGGGCACCGCGATCGGGTTCCCGATCGGCACCATCCCCGCCGGCGGGGCGGACGTGTCGACGTTCCTGTCCTACGCGGCGGAGAAGAAGCTGTCGCGGCGCCCGGAGGAGTTCGGGAAGGGCGCGATCGAGGGGGTGGCCGGGCCGGAGGCGGCGAACAACGCGGCCGCGGCGGGGGTGCTGGTGCCGCTGCTGACGCTGGGGCTGCCCACGACGGCGACGGCGGCGGTGATCGTGGCCGGGTTCCAGAGCTACGGCATCCAGCCCGGTCCGCTGCTGTTCACCAACGACTCGGAGCTGGTGTGGGCGCTGATCGCGTCGCTGTACATCGGCAACGTGATGCTGCTGGTGCTGAACCTGCCGCTGGTGCGGATCTGGGTGAAGGTGCTGCAGATCCCGCGGCCCTACCTGTACGCGGGGATCCTGCTGTTCGCGGCGTTGGGCACCTACGCGGTGAACTTCGTGGTGGACGACCTGGTGGTGCTGCTGGTCATCGGGGTGGCGGGGTTCTTCATGCGCCGCCACGGCTACCCGGTCGCGCCGCTGGTGGTGGGGCTGATCCTGGGGCCGATGGCCGAGGAGCAGGTGCGGCGGACGTTGCAGATCGGCGAGGGCGATCCGGCGGCGTTGGTCACGAGCCCGTTCGCGGCGGTCGCCTACGCGGTCCTGGCGGTGGTGGTGGTGGTCGCGGTGGTGCTGCGGGTCCGCCGCGGGAGCTGA
- a CDS encoding L-erythro-3,5-diaminohexanoate dehydrogenase, with product MTSPYGLHRVLDPAGVLPQQARRLDATPVCGPDEVLVDVSRLNLDAASYRQLREEHGVAGVRRAVLDIVAARGKMQNPVTGSGGMLLGTVREAGPRSPLGLRPGDRIATLVSLTLTPLRITDDLAAWDGTDEQVPCRGTAVLFGRSIAAVLPDDLPEPLALSVLDVCGAPALTDRVVRRRHAPSVLVLGGGGKSGSLSLAAARRAGASRLVALVPTAAEAAAVRAAGLADTVVVADARDPLAVADAVGDRVDVTVVCVDVPGCEHGAILATADGGTVVFFSMATSFPAAALGAEGLAADVEMLVGNGYVPGHAAFALDLLRGEPAVRALFEHRQTQQA from the coding sequence ATGACGTCGCCCTACGGTCTGCACCGCGTCCTCGACCCCGCCGGGGTGCTGCCGCAGCAGGCCCGCCGGCTGGACGCGACCCCGGTGTGCGGACCCGACGAGGTCCTCGTCGACGTCTCCCGGCTCAACCTCGACGCCGCCTCCTACCGGCAGCTGCGCGAGGAGCACGGCGTCGCCGGCGTGCGGCGGGCCGTGCTGGACATCGTCGCCGCCCGCGGCAAGATGCAGAACCCCGTCACCGGATCGGGCGGCATGCTGCTGGGCACCGTCCGCGAAGCCGGCCCCCGCTCCCCGCTCGGCCTGCGGCCGGGCGACCGGATCGCGACCCTGGTGTCGCTCACCCTCACCCCGCTGCGCATCACCGACGACCTCGCCGCGTGGGACGGGACGGACGAGCAGGTCCCATGCCGGGGCACCGCGGTGCTCTTCGGCCGCTCCATCGCCGCCGTGCTGCCCGACGACCTGCCCGAACCGCTGGCCCTGTCCGTGCTGGACGTGTGCGGCGCGCCCGCCTTGACCGACCGGGTCGTGCGCCGCCGCCACGCGCCGTCGGTGCTGGTCCTGGGCGGCGGGGGCAAGTCGGGGTCGCTGTCGCTGGCCGCCGCCCGCCGCGCCGGCGCGTCCCGGCTCGTCGCGCTCGTGCCCACCGCCGCCGAGGCCGCCGCCGTCCGCGCCGCGGGTCTCGCCGACACCGTCGTCGTCGCCGACGCCCGCGACCCCCTCGCCGTCGCCGACGCGGTCGGCGACCGGGTGGACGTGACGGTGGTGTGCGTGGACGTGCCCGGCTGCGAGCACGGCGCGATCCTGGCCACCGCCGACGGCGGCACGGTCGTGTTCTTCTCCATGGCCACGTCCTTCCCCGCCGCCGCGCTGGGCGCCGAAGGCCTCGCCGCCGACGTGGAGATGCTCGTCGGCAACGGCTACGTGCCAGGTCACGCCGCGTTCGCCCTGGACCTGCTGCGCGGCGAACCTGCCGTGCGGGCCCTGTTCGAGCACCGGCAGACTCAGCAGGCGTGA